The genomic segment CGGCGGCGAGGGCGGCCGGCGCGGGCCGTTCGGCCAGAAGCAGCGCGCCGGCGATCAGCGCGATCACCGGCACCGCAAGTTGCGCCACCGCGGCACGGGCGGCGCCCAGTTGCGGCAGCAGCGCATACCAGAGCGCATAGCCCAGGCCCGAGGTCACCGCCCCCGAGGTCAGCGCCAGCAGCCAGCCCGTCGGGCTGGGCAAGGGCGCCCCGGTCCAGAGGAGCGGCAGCGCAACCAGCGGCAGGGTCCAGAGAAAATTGCTGGCCGTGGCGGCC from the Myxococcaceae bacterium JPH2 genome contains:
- a CDS encoding EamA family transporter, which gives rise to AATASNFLWTLPLVALPLLWTGAPLPSPTGWLLALTSGAVTSGLGYALWYALLPQLGAARAAVAQLAVPVIALIAGALLLAERPAPAALAA